The window ATACGGGCGGGAGTCCCGCTGATAATCAGGGGTACCAGGCTTTCCTCCCGGTATAACGAGCCGTGGCTGCCCTTGATCCTGGTGGACGGCGCTCCCTCCCCGCCCAGCAGGTAACCCGGCCGGGCTGTCACCACCAGTTCTCCGGCATTGGGATTGTCCAAGCAATCCGCAATGCGTTCCAGGGCATTGGGATAAGCGCCGTAATGAATCCAGGACTCTTCCAGATGCAGGTCCAGTACGGCCGCATCCCCTTCCAGATTCCACTGATTTCCGTAGGGGTCCCGGTATGGGCCTCCTCGCCGGAAGAACAAAGTCCCTCCTTGATTTCCTTTCACCCGGTACCCGGCGCCGTCTTTCCACATTACCTGATCCACGCCCCGGTCCTTCAATATCCGGCCGGCCATGGCCTGCCGCATGCCCGGCCGGTAGCGCAAAATATAAATATAGGCCGAACGTTCATTGGAACAGATGGCGATGTCTCTGTCCTCCACCGGTTCTTCCCCGCCGGTTTTGGCCCGGGAATATTCCCTCAGCAAATGCGGCAGTTTAACCAGGGTCTTCCCCCCCTTTTCTACGGTGGACTGGGCGTGGTCTCCCACCAGGACAAAGCAGTATTCCTCCAGGGCTTTCTCCCAGGTTAAAAAGCAATCCAGAATACTTTTGATTTTTTGGTCCACCCCGGTTAAGCAGGGCACACAACAGTCCGGATCCTTGGCATGGGCCTTGCTGTCGGTATCCGGGAAATAAACCGCTAAAAAATCCGGACGCCGTTTCTTTTCCAGAAACCACCGGACGCCGGCAACAGAAAGGCGGTCATTGACGCCAAACTTGGACCAGAATCCGATTTTTTTAATGGTTTCTCTTAATTCTCCCGGTGGTTGGTAAATTTGCCCCAGACAAAAACCCCTGGGTCCGTAGATCCGGCCGCCGGTCAATTGAAAAAGCGTGAGCAGTTTAACGGTAAAAGGAATGTGGGCCTGGTATTCTTCATTGCCCCGGTAAATATAGGGGTTTACCGCAGCAGTATACAGTCCCTTGCTTTCCAGTTCCTCATAGAGGGTCCGAACTTCCCAGTTCAACTGTTTTTGGTTCAAATGAAACAAAAGATCCCGGGCCGTAGGCAGCACCCGGTTTTTTAAGATATTGAGCCAACTGGTTCCGTAATCAATGATTCTTCTTTCTCCCCGGTGATACCAGACAAAACCCGGAATACCGTGCTGCGCCGGGGAGGCTCCGGTGGCCAGGGTGGCCATGCAGACCGGTGTTACGGTGGGAAAAGCCGATACGCACTCCTCCAGACAGCCCCGCTCCACTAAAAAGGACAGGGCCGGAAGCTTGCCTTGGGCCAGGCAGCTTTTTAAAGCCCGGGGATGAAAGGAGTCGATCATAATATAGATGACTTTTTTAGGTAGCTGCGCCATTGTATCCTCCATCAATAAAAAATCCCCTGTTAGCTTGCGCCAACAAGGGAAGAATTATTTTCTAGGTCTGACGGCTGCCCGGTTTAACGGCCGGCGTGCCGGCCGCGCAGAGGGGACAGTTTTCCGCCTCAAAGGTTTCCACCGTTACGGTCAAAAGCGCTTCGGCGGGCACACCCAGGTCGGCCTGGCCGTTGCTCCGGTCAACCAGGACGCCTACTCCCACCACTTCGCCGCCGAGGCTGCGTACTACTTCAATGACTTCGGCCACCGATCCCCCGGTGGTAATTACATCCTCCACCACCAGCACCTTTTCGCCCGGGGTGATGTTAAAATTTCTCCGCAGGGCCATTTTACCCTGTTCCCGCTCGGCAAACAGGCTGCGCACTCCCAAAGCCCGGGCCACTTCGTAGGAAACTAAAATCCCTCCCATGGCCGGGCCAACGACGGTCTCCACGCCCTTTCCCGCAAATCTTCGGGCCAGTTCGGCGCAGAGCATCCCGGTGTAGTGGGGATGCTGCAGCACCTGGGCGCATTGAAAATAACGGTTGCTGTGCTTGCCGGAGGTCAGCCGGAAATGTCCGGTCAGCATGGCTCCGGTTTTAATAAAGATATCGGTAATTTCTTCTCTGGTCACCTCGTCCACTCCTATCTGACTCTTCTCAAATCCTTAAAGGCATCCAGCAGGATCAAGCCCACCCCGATACAGATGGCGGTATCCGCCAGGTTAAACACCGGCCAAATCCGGAAATCCAGGAAATCAATCACCCGGGTATAAAGCAGCCGGTCAATGAGATTACCCAGGGCCCCCCCGGCTACCAACCCCAGGGCCCAGTGGTATAAAGGCCCCGCCTTTTGGATCCAGCGCCAGCCCAGCACCATGGCCAGCAAAACCAAGGTGGTAATCATAATAAAAAACCAGGTTTTCCCTGCCAGTAAGCCAAAGGCCGCCCCGGGATTTTGAATGTAGGTAAGATGAAATACCTTGTTCCAGACAGGAATGGACTGGCCCTCAGTCATTTTATTCATAATAATGAATTTGGAGTACCTGTCCAGGGCCAGGGTAAACAGCATTACCAGTATAAATCGAATCATTTAACATCCCCCGGTCATTTCAGCTAGTACTTTCCGGGCGGCCTCCTCCGGATTCGCCGCCGCGGTAATGGGGCGCCCCACCACCAGATAGCTGGAGCCCAAAGCAAGGGCTTCCGCCGGACTTAAGACCCTCCGCTGGTCTCCGGAGAGCGACCAGGCCGGTCGGATGCCCGGTGTCACCACCGCAAAGTCGGGGCCGCAGGCTTCCCGGATCAGCCCGGTTTCCCGGGGAGAGGCCACCACTCCGGCTAAACCCGCTTCTTGGGTCAGCCGGGCCCAGGCCATTACTCTTTCCTGGACCTCTCCGGGCTGACCCATTTCCCGGTTAAAAACCGTCTGATCAATGCTGGTCAACACCGTTACGGCAATGACCATGGGCGCCGGTATCCGCAATTGGGCCGCCCGCTCCGCCACCGCCTGGCCGGCCGCCCTCATCATGGACAGCCCTCCGGCGGCATGGACATTCAGAATATCCGCCCCCAGGCCGGTCAGAGCCCGGGCCGCCTGGGCCACTGTATTGGGAATATCATGCAGTTTAAGGTCTAAAAAGACTTTCAGGCCCTGGTCCTTGAGGCGCTTTACCACATCCGGCCCCGCACTGTAAAATAACTGCATGCCCACTTTAAACATGCCCGCCCAGGGAGACAACTGCCGCGCCAGGCTCTCCGCCTGTTCCGCCGTATCCACATCCAGGGCGACAATCAGTCTTTTCCTCGCTTCTTCTGCTTTAGCGGTCATAATTCCTCCTGTTTTAGACTCATCCTGTTTTTCTCTGAGGTCCTGTTGCTAGCCTTATTAGCACTACTTTGGGGTCTTGTTGTGTCTCTTATGGCACCTGTTTTCGTCTCTACTGGACCCACAAGCATTAACCCTTAAAGTCTAACAACTAGACCCTAAAAGACTACCCCAAAGGCTAATAACCGACCCCCAAGAAATACCCACGAGCTAGGCCGAATGAGCCGCTCCGATCAGTTCGTTAATATCTTCGATCTGCTGCTCCAGCAAATATCGCTCGATCCCTTCCAGCACATCCAGGGTGGCCCGGGGATTGATGAAGTTGGCGGTGCCTACCGCCACGGCGCTGGCCCCGGCCAGGATAAACTCCAGGGCGTCTTCCCAAGAACAGATCCCGCCCATGCCGATGATGGGGAGCTGAACCGCCCGGTAAACCTGCCACACCGCCCTGACGGCCACCGGCTTTACCGCCGGCCCCGAAAGTCCGCCCATAACATTGGCTAAAACCGGCTTTCTTTTGCGCACGTCAATGGCCATCCCCAGCAGGGTGTTGATTAAGGACAGGGCGTCCGCCCCGGCTTCTTCCACCGCCCTGGCGATAGCCCCAATATCGGTCACATTGGGGGACAGCTTGACCATCACCGGCAGTTGGGTGGCCGCTTTGACCGCCCGGGTTACTTCCGCCGCCGTAAAGGGGTCGCCCCCAAAGGCCATGCCCCCTTTTTTTACATTGGGGCAGGAGATGTTTACCTCCAGGCCGGCAATGCCCGCCACCCCGTCCAATTTGCCCGCCAGTTGGGCGTATTCTTCCACGGTATTACCGGCAATATTTACAATGACCGGGATTTCCAGGCCGGCAAAGTAAGGGGCGGTCTTTTGAATTAATTGATCCGCCCCGGGATTCTGCAGGCCGATGGAATTTAAAATTCCCGCCGGGGTTTCGGCCATTCTGGGCGTAGGGTTGCCCTGCCGCGGCTCTAAGGTGGTGCCTTTTACCACTATGGCCCCCAGCCGGTTGATGTCCACATAAGGGGAGTATTCCGGTCCGAAGCCAAAGGTCCCCGAGGCGGTGGTCACCGGATTTTTCATTTGAATGCCGCCAATATTCACCGCTAAACAGGGCTTCATTCCCACACCACCTGCCAGGAGGGAAAGACCGGACCGTCGGCACAAACCCTTTTATGGGTTGTTTCCCCATGGTGGGAAATTTTCACGGCACAGGAAAGACAGGCGCCCACACCACAGCCCATATGTTCCTCCAGGGAAGCTTCTCCGGGCACGTCGGCCTCCTGCAGCAGGGCGGCAATTTCTTTCATCATGCCTTTGGGTCCGCACATGTAGGTCATGGCGGTGCGCCGCCAGTCCGGATGTTTTTGCATCAGCTCCGGCACAGTGCCCTTAAAGCCAAAGGAGCCGTCGTCGGTGGCCACCACCACTTCCGCTTCCATCTGTTCAAACTGCCCGTCGCAAAGCAGGCTTTTTTTATCCCGGGCTCCCAGGTAAAGGGTTACCTGGCACTTCATATGCGCCAGTTCCTGCACTAAAAATACCAGGGGAGCCGCTCCGATGCCCCCGGCGGCCACCGCTACCCGGGAACCCGGCAATGGCATGGAAAAACCGCGCCCCAGGGGGCCCATCAGATTGACCCTTTCTCCGGGCTGTTTTTGGGCCAACAGTGCGGTACCTGCGCCCGCCACCCGGAACAGCAGCGCCAGCACTCCTTTGGGCCGGCTCACCATGTGAATGGAAAGGGGCCTCCGTAAAAGAGGATCTTTGCTGTCACTGCAGCGGATATGCACAAATTGGCCCGGCACTGCCAGCCGGGCAATATCCGGAGCTTCCAGCTCCATATAAAAGGTCTCCGGCGCCACCGGGTAAACCGCCAGCACCCTGGCGTCCATTACTTTTGACATGATCTCTCCTCCGTTCAGAGGTTTTTTCGGCTTGGGGTAAATTTCCGTTTTCTTAGTTTACCTTTTTTATTCTCTCCTTGGCAAGTTCTTCCGGCGGTTGTCCAGGTAGTTTTGCAGCGGAATTAAATCCGGCACTTCCCCTTCCTGGATTCCGTATAGTACCTCCAGCATGACCCAGGCAGTATCCATGGAAGTCAGGCAGGGAATACCGTGCTCGACGGCGGAACGGCGGATTTTAAAACCGTCCCGCCAGGGATCTTTACCCCGGCTGATGGTATTGATGACCAAGTTTATCCGGTTGGCTTTAATCAGGTCCACAATGGTTTCTCCACCCTCGTTAACCTTGTTGACTGTTTCCACTGCAATGCCCCGGCTCTGCAAAAATCCGGCGGTGCCTCGGGTGGCGCAAACCTTGTAGCCCAGTTCCACCAAGCCCTGAATCACCGGCAAAGCCTCTTCTTTATCCCGGTCGGCGATGGTGGCCAATACCGTTCCCTGTTTGGGAAACTCCGTGCCGCTGGCCAGCAGGGCCTTAAACAGGGCCACCGGCAGATCCTTATCTACGCCCAGCACTTCTCCGGTGGATTTCATTTCCGGTCCCAGGGAAACATCCACGTCCAGCAGTTTGCCGAAGGAGAACACCGGCGCCTTGACCGCCACCAAACCGGTTTCCGGATAAAGACCGCCCCGGTAGCCCATCTGCTCCAGGGTTTTACCCAGAATGCATTTGGTGGCCAGGTTGACCATGGGAATGCCGGTCACTTTGCTCAAATAAGGCACGGTCCGGCTGGACCGGGGGTTTACTTCGATGACATAGACCTGACCTTCGTGCAGGACATATTGAATATTGACCAGTCCCTTAATTCCCAGGGCCAGGGACAGCCGGCAGGTATAGTCCACCATTTGCTGCGTCTGCTCCCGGGTCAGGGTCTGGGCCGGGTATACCGCAATGCTGTCGCCGGAATGGACGCCGGCCCGCTCAATGTGTTCCATAATGCCCGGGATGAGCACGGCAGCGCCGTCGCAAATGGCATCCACCTCAAACTCCCGTCCCACCAGATAGCGGTCCACCAGCACCGGGTGCTCGGGCGTGATCTTCACCGCCCTCTCCATGTAGGAAAAAAGTTCCTCCTGGGAATAAACAATCTCCATGGCCCGGCCTCCTAAAACATAAGAGGGGCGAACCAGTACCGGGAAACCGATTTCCCCGGCGATGGCAGCCGCTTCTTCCACAGAGAAGGCCGTGCGGCCCGGCGGTTTGGGAATATCCAGTTCAATGAGCAGCCGGTCAAAACGTTCCCGGTCTTCAGCCGCGTCAATGGCATCTACTGAAGTGCCCAGGATTGGTATCCCCGCCTCTTCCAGGGGCTTGGCCAATTGGATGGCCGTTTGACCTCCAAATTGGACAATAACGCCTTGGGGCTTTTCCTGCTCCAGGATGTTTAACACGTCTTCCGCTACCAGGGGCTCAAAATAAAGCCGGTCCGCCGTATCGAAATCGGTGCTGACCGTCTCCGGGTTATTATTAATGGTAATGGCCTCCAGGCCCTCTTCCCGCAGGGCCCAGACCGAATGGACCGAACAGTAGTCAAACTCAATGCCCTGGCCGATGCGGATGGGACCGGAACCCAGCACCACCACCTTGGTGCGGTCGGTTGCCCCGGCCTCGTCCTCGGTTTCATAACAGGAGTAATAATATGGCGTAAGGGCCTCAAATTCCGCGGCACAGGTATCCACCATCTTGTACACCGGAGCAATGCCCGCAGACTTTCTGGTTTGCCTGATGGCCTTTTCCGTTAGACCCGTTAGCCATGCCAGGTAGCGGTCGGCTAAACCGTATTTTTTGGCCCGGCCCAGGGTTTGTTCCGTCAAGGCTCCTGCCGCTGCTTCCCGGCACAGGTTTTCCTCAAAGGAAACTAATTCTTTAAGCTTATGCAGAAAGAAGAGGTCCATGGCGCTTAATTCCGCGGCCCGCTCCACCGTTCCTCCCCGGCGGAAAAACTCGGCCACGGCAAAAAGCCTCTGATCTTCCACTTTAATCAGCTTATCCTCTAGTTCCTCCAAGGAAAGCTCCGTCATCTCCGGCATCCGCAGGCCGTAAAGTCCCACTTCCAAAGAGCGGATGGCTTTCATCAGGGCGGCTTCAAAGGTCCGGTCAATGGCCATCACTTCGCCGGTGGCTTTCATCTGGGTTCCCAGGGTCCGGTCGGCCCCGGTAAATTTATCAAAGGGCCAGCGGGGAAATTTAACCACCACATAATCCAGGGTTGGTTCAAAGCAGGCGTAGGTTTTCCCGGTCACCGAGTTGCGGATTTCATCCAGGGTCAGTCCAATGGCAATCTTGGCCGCCACCTTGGCAATGGGGTAGCCGGTGGCTTTGGAAGCCAGGGCTGAAGAACGGGAAACCCGGGGATTCACTTCAATCACATAATATCGAAAGCTATAGGGGTCCAGAGCGTACTGCACATTGCAGCCGCCTTCGATGCCCAGAGCCCGGATGATTTTCAGGGAGGCGCTGCGCAGCATCTGGTACTCCCGGTCGCTGAGGGTCTGGGACGGGGCCACCACAATGCTGTCCCCGGTATGAACACCAACGGCGTCCAGGTTTTCCATATTGCACACGGTAATGCAGTTGTCGGCGCTGTCCCGCATGACCTCATATTCAATTTCTTTCCAGCCCGCCACACTGCGCTCCACCAGAATCTGTCCGATTAAACTGTGCTTCAGACCCCGGGTGGCCACCGCCTCCAGTTCCCAACGGTTTTGGGCAATGCCCCCGCCGGTGCCGCCCAGGGTATAGGCCGGGCGGACAATCACCGGGTAATCAATGGCCTCGGCAAACTCCAGGGCTTCCCGCACGGAACAAACAATGGCGCTTTCCGGTACCGGCTCGTCAATTTGTTCCATCATTAACTTAAACATTTCCCGGTCTTCGGCCTTACGGATGGCATCCAGGGGGGTTCCCAGCAGGGTAACCCCTTCCTCATCCAAGACTCCTTTCTCCGCCAGTTGGAGGGCTATATTCAGCCCCACCTGGCCGCCAAGGGTCGGCAGCAGGCCGTCGGGCTTTTCCTGCCGGATGACCCGGGTTACAAATTTCGGTGTTAAGGGCTCTATATAGACTTTATCGGCCATATGGGCATCGGTCATAATAGTGGCGGGGTTGGAGTTCACCAGCACCACCTCCAGGCCCTCTTCCTTCAGGGCCCGGCAGGCCTGGGTGCCGGCGTAATCAAACTCCGCCGCCTGTCCGATGACAATGGGACCGGAACCAATGACCAGAACTTTTTTAATTTCCCGCTTTTTGGGCATGGGTACCCTCCCCTCGTTTCGCTGAAAAATCATGAATATGATTCAGGAAATGATCAAAGAGATACTCGGAATCCATGGGACCCGGGGCCGCTTCCGGATGATACTGCACCGAAAAGATGGGCAGGGTTTTATGCTGCAGCCCTTCCACCGTATGATCATTTAAATTGATATGGGACACTTCCATTTCCGGGGGCAGGGAATCCTGATCCACCGTGAAACCGTGGTTCTGGGAGGTAATATAAACCCTGCCGGTGCGCAGATCCTTCACCGGATGATTGGCCCCCCGGTGACCGAACTTCAGTTTATACGTCCTGCCTCCCATGGCCAACCCGATAATTTGGTGGCCCAGGCAAATACCGAAAATGGGTAATTGGCCGATCAGCCGGCGCACGGTTTCCACCGCTTTGGGCACATCGGTGGGATCTCCGGGGCCGTTGGAAAGCATAATGCCCTTGGGCTGCAGGGCCAAAATTTCTTCGGCAGCGGTATCCGGCGGCACCACCACCACTTCGCAGTCCCGGTTATTCAGGCAGCGGACGATGTTGGCTTTGGCCCCAAAATCCATCAGCACCACCCGGTGTCCGTTTCCGGGAACGGTATAAATTTCCCGGGTGGCCACGGTGGGCACCAGCTCCTGGCCGGAAATTTGGGGGCAGTTCTTGGCTTTGGCCACCAGTTCCGCGGGGTCCGACACCTCGGTGCTGATAATTCCCCGCAGAGTACCATGGCTGCGAATCTTCCGGGTCAAGGCCCGGGTGTCGATGCCGGCAATGCCGATGACGCCCTCCCGGGCCAAAAATTCATCAATTTTATTGCTAACCCGCCAGTTGCTGGGACGATCACACTCTTCTTTGACCACAAAACCCCGCACAAAGGAACTCTTGGCTTCAAAATCTTCTTTATTGATGCCGTAGTTGCCAATCAGCGGGTAGGTCATGACCACGATCTGGCCGCAGTAGGACGGGTCCGTCAGAACCTCTTGATAACCGGTCATGCCGGTATTAAAAACCACTTCTCCCCATTGTTCGCCGGTGGCCCCAAAGGCCCTGCCGCTAAAAATGGTTCCATCTTCCAGTACCAATCGTGCTTGCATTATGTTAAGACACCTCCGTCAATTGTTTGCCACACTGTATAATTATACAACAGTTCGCATAATTATTTAACCTCTTTTTATTCCCGGAGCCGTCTGTTTTGCATCACAATTCTTCCTTCCACCAGGGTCATCACCGGCAGTCCGGTTAGTTTCCGGCCCCCGAAGGGAGTATTCCTGCTCTTGCCGGCCCAGTTTGCCGGGTCCACAACCTCGCTCAGTTGAGGATCAATCAGGGTAATATCCGCCGGGGCTCCTTTTTCCAGTCTGCCTCCGGCCAGTCCCAGCACCTGTCTGGGGTGGCGGCTTAGTTTGGCCACCGCCTGGGGTACGGTTAATATTCCCGGGTGCACCAATTCGGTGAACACCAGGCCCAAGGCGGTTTCCAGGCCCACCAGGCCGTTGGGGGCCAGTTGGAACTCCACATCCTTCTCATGAAAGGCATGGGGCGCGTGGTCGGTGGCAATGACATCAATGGTGCCGTCCTTTAAACCTTCCTTTATGGCCTCCACGTCTTCCCGGCTGCGCAGGGGCGGGTTTACTTTGGCGTTGGTATTAAAACCCAGCACTGCCTCTTCGGTCAAGGTAAAATGATGGGGGGTGGCCTCCGCCGTCACCTTAACGCCGCGTTCTTTGGCCTGCCGGAGCAGCCGCACCGAACCCCGGGTGCTGATATGGGCCAGATGCAGCTTACATCCGGTAGACTCCGCCAGCAGGATATCCCGGGCCACCATGACCTCTTCGGCCGCGGCAGGAATTCCTTGCAGACCAAGCATGGAGGAAACCGCTCCCTCATGCATTTGCCCGCCGGCAGCCAGAGTTAAATCCTCGCAGTGGGAGATTACCGTTAATCCCAGCATGGCTGCGTACTGCATAACCCGGCGCATCATCCCCGCATCCATGACCGGCATGCCGTCATCGGAAAGGGCCACGGCGCCGGCCTTCTTTAAGTCCGCCATTTCGGTCAACTCCCGGCCTTTGGAGCCCTTGGTCAGGGCGCCGATGGGATAGACCTTGGCCGCCCCCTCCCGGGCCTTTTCCAGGATATAACGGATGACCGTCGCATTATCCGCCACCGGGTCGCTGTTGGGCATGGAGGCCACCGCCGTAAACCCGCCCATGGCGGCGGCCCGGGTGCCGCTGATAATATCCTCTTTGTATTCAAAGCCCGGCTCCCGCAGGTGAACATGCATGTCCACCAGTCCCGG is drawn from Desulforamulus ruminis DSM 2154 and contains these coding sequences:
- a CDS encoding alkaline phosphatase family protein, coding for MAQLPKKVIYIMIDSFHPRALKSCLAQGKLPALSFLVERGCLEECVSAFPTVTPVCMATLATGASPAQHGIPGFVWYHRGERRIIDYGTSWLNILKNRVLPTARDLLFHLNQKQLNWEVRTLYEELESKGLYTAAVNPYIYRGNEEYQAHIPFTVKLLTLFQLTGGRIYGPRGFCLGQIYQPPGELRETIKKIGFWSKFGVNDRLSVAGVRWFLEKKRRPDFLAVYFPDTDSKAHAKDPDCCVPCLTGVDQKIKSILDCFLTWEKALEEYCFVLVGDHAQSTVEKGGKTLVKLPHLLREYSRAKTGGEEPVEDRDIAICSNERSAYIYILRYRPGMRQAMAGRILKDRGVDQVMWKDGAGYRVKGNQGGTLFFRRGGPYRDPYGNQWNLEGDAAVLDLHLEESWIHYGAYPNALERIADCLDNPNAGELVVTARPGYLLGGEGAPSTRIKGSHGSLYREESLVPLIISGTPARIREPRLTDVVPFLRSLAINPQA
- the pyrE gene encoding orotate phosphoribosyltransferase; this encodes MTREEITDIFIKTGAMLTGHFRLTSGKHSNRYFQCAQVLQHPHYTGMLCAELARRFAGKGVETVVGPAMGGILVSYEVARALGVRSLFAEREQGKMALRRNFNITPGEKVLVVEDVITTGGSVAEVIEVVRSLGGEVVGVGVLVDRSNGQADLGVPAEALLTVTVETFEAENCPLCAAGTPAVKPGSRQT
- the lspA gene encoding signal peptidase II gives rise to the protein MIRFILVMLFTLALDRYSKFIIMNKMTEGQSIPVWNKVFHLTYIQNPGAAFGLLAGKTWFFIMITTLVLLAMVLGWRWIQKAGPLYHWALGLVAGGALGNLIDRLLYTRVIDFLDFRIWPVFNLADTAICIGVGLILLDAFKDLRRVR
- the pyrF gene encoding orotidine-5'-phosphate decarboxylase, producing the protein MTAKAEEARKRLIVALDVDTAEQAESLARQLSPWAGMFKVGMQLFYSAGPDVVKRLKDQGLKVFLDLKLHDIPNTVAQAARALTGLGADILNVHAAGGLSMMRAAGQAVAERAAQLRIPAPMVIAVTVLTSIDQTVFNREMGQPGEVQERVMAWARLTQEAGLAGVVASPRETGLIREACGPDFAVVTPGIRPAWSLSGDQRRVLSPAEALALGSSYLVVGRPITAAANPEEAARKVLAEMTGGC
- a CDS encoding dihydroorotate dehydrogenase, whose amino-acid sequence is MKPCLAVNIGGIQMKNPVTTASGTFGFGPEYSPYVDINRLGAIVVKGTTLEPRQGNPTPRMAETPAGILNSIGLQNPGADQLIQKTAPYFAGLEIPVIVNIAGNTVEEYAQLAGKLDGVAGIAGLEVNISCPNVKKGGMAFGGDPFTAAEVTRAVKAATQLPVMVKLSPNVTDIGAIARAVEEAGADALSLINTLLGMAIDVRKRKPVLANVMGGLSGPAVKPVAVRAVWQVYRAVQLPIIGMGGICSWEDALEFILAGASAVAVGTANFINPRATLDVLEGIERYLLEQQIEDINELIGAAHSA
- a CDS encoding dihydroorotate dehydrogenase electron transfer subunit → MSKVMDARVLAVYPVAPETFYMELEAPDIARLAVPGQFVHIRCSDSKDPLLRRPLSIHMVSRPKGVLALLFRVAGAGTALLAQKQPGERVNLMGPLGRGFSMPLPGSRVAVAAGGIGAAPLVFLVQELAHMKCQVTLYLGARDKKSLLCDGQFEQMEAEVVVATDDGSFGFKGTVPELMQKHPDWRRTAMTYMCGPKGMMKEIAALLQEADVPGEASLEEHMGCGVGACLSCAVKISHHGETTHKRVCADGPVFPSWQVVWE
- the carB gene encoding carbamoyl-phosphate synthase large subunit — its product is MPKKREIKKVLVIGSGPIVIGQAAEFDYAGTQACRALKEEGLEVVLVNSNPATIMTDAHMADKVYIEPLTPKFVTRVIRQEKPDGLLPTLGGQVGLNIALQLAEKGVLDEEGVTLLGTPLDAIRKAEDREMFKLMMEQIDEPVPESAIVCSVREALEFAEAIDYPVIVRPAYTLGGTGGGIAQNRWELEAVATRGLKHSLIGQILVERSVAGWKEIEYEVMRDSADNCITVCNMENLDAVGVHTGDSIVVAPSQTLSDREYQMLRSASLKIIRALGIEGGCNVQYALDPYSFRYYVIEVNPRVSRSSALASKATGYPIAKVAAKIAIGLTLDEIRNSVTGKTYACFEPTLDYVVVKFPRWPFDKFTGADRTLGTQMKATGEVMAIDRTFEAALMKAIRSLEVGLYGLRMPEMTELSLEELEDKLIKVEDQRLFAVAEFFRRGGTVERAAELSAMDLFFLHKLKELVSFEENLCREAAAGALTEQTLGRAKKYGLADRYLAWLTGLTEKAIRQTRKSAGIAPVYKMVDTCAAEFEALTPYYYSCYETEDEAGATDRTKVVVLGSGPIRIGQGIEFDYCSVHSVWALREEGLEAITINNNPETVSTDFDTADRLYFEPLVAEDVLNILEQEKPQGVIVQFGGQTAIQLAKPLEEAGIPILGTSVDAIDAAEDRERFDRLLIELDIPKPPGRTAFSVEEAAAIAGEIGFPVLVRPSYVLGGRAMEIVYSQEELFSYMERAVKITPEHPVLVDRYLVGREFEVDAICDGAAVLIPGIMEHIERAGVHSGDSIAVYPAQTLTREQTQQMVDYTCRLSLALGIKGLVNIQYVLHEGQVYVIEVNPRSSRTVPYLSKVTGIPMVNLATKCILGKTLEQMGYRGGLYPETGLVAVKAPVFSFGKLLDVDVSLGPEMKSTGEVLGVDKDLPVALFKALLASGTEFPKQGTVLATIADRDKEEALPVIQGLVELGYKVCATRGTAGFLQSRGIAVETVNKVNEGGETIVDLIKANRINLVINTISRGKDPWRDGFKIRRSAVEHGIPCLTSMDTAWVMLEVLYGIQEGEVPDLIPLQNYLDNRRKNLPRRE
- the carA gene encoding glutamine-hydrolyzing carbamoyl-phosphate synthase small subunit, with translation MQARLVLEDGTIFSGRAFGATGEQWGEVVFNTGMTGYQEVLTDPSYCGQIVVMTYPLIGNYGINKEDFEAKSSFVRGFVVKEECDRPSNWRVSNKIDEFLAREGVIGIAGIDTRALTRKIRSHGTLRGIISTEVSDPAELVAKAKNCPQISGQELVPTVATREIYTVPGNGHRVVLMDFGAKANIVRCLNNRDCEVVVVPPDTAAEEILALQPKGIMLSNGPGDPTDVPKAVETVRRLIGQLPIFGICLGHQIIGLAMGGRTYKLKFGHRGANHPVKDLRTGRVYITSQNHGFTVDQDSLPPEMEVSHINLNDHTVEGLQHKTLPIFSVQYHPEAAPGPMDSEYLFDHFLNHIHDFSAKRGEGTHAQKAGN
- a CDS encoding dihydroorotase; this encodes MQLLIKGGELVDPVAETLDQVDILVQGGRIVDLGKGLQAPGAEIVEASGCYVCPGLVDMHVHLREPGFEYKEDIISGTRAAAMGGFTAVASMPNSDPVADNATVIRYILEKAREGAAKVYPIGALTKGSKGRELTEMADLKKAGAVALSDDGMPVMDAGMMRRVMQYAAMLGLTVISHCEDLTLAAGGQMHEGAVSSMLGLQGIPAAAEEVMVARDILLAESTGCKLHLAHISTRGSVRLLRQAKERGVKVTAEATPHHFTLTEEAVLGFNTNAKVNPPLRSREDVEAIKEGLKDGTIDVIATDHAPHAFHEKDVEFQLAPNGLVGLETALGLVFTELVHPGILTVPQAVAKLSRHPRQVLGLAGGRLEKGAPADITLIDPQLSEVVDPANWAGKSRNTPFGGRKLTGLPVMTLVEGRIVMQNRRLRE